One genomic window of Sarcophilus harrisii chromosome X, mSarHar1.11, whole genome shotgun sequence includes the following:
- the FAM50A gene encoding protein FAM50A isoform X2, translated as MADYKGTASEAARAMQLLKKREKLREQIEQMKKRIAEENIMKANIDKKFSIHYDAVEAELRSSTVGLVTLNDMKAKQEELVKEREKQLVKKEQSKKFYLKLEKLREKKCKKEDKQKISSLSFSLDDDEEFQKEEGDKDGDPLQETIPLKKRKLGKNPDVDTSFLPDRDREEEENRLREELRQEWEAKQEKIKSEEIEITFSYWDGSGHRRTVMMKKGNSIHQFLQKALVILRKDFSELRSVGVEQLMYIKEDLILPHHRSFYDFIVTKARGKSAAGPLSGPLFNFDMHDDVRLLNDGTVEKDESHAGKVVLRSWYDKNRHIFPASRWEPYDPEKKWNKYTIV; from the exons ATGGCCGACTACAAGGGTACTGCCAGTGAGGCGGCCCGCGCCATGCAGCTACTGAAGAAGCGGGAGAAGCTGCGGGAACAAATTGAGCAGATGAAAAAACGGATCGCTGAg GAGAATATCATGAAGGCAAACATTGACAAGAAGTTCTCAATCCATTATGACGCAGTAGAGGCTGAACTCAGATCCAGCACTGTGG GTCTTGTAACCCTGAATGACATGAAGGCCAAGCAGGAAGAGCTGGTGAAGGAGCGGGAAAAGCAGCTGGTCAAAAAGGAACAGTCCAAAAAATTTTACCT AAAGCTAGAGAAACTGCgagaaaagaaatgcaagaagGAAGACAAGCAGAAGATCTCTAGCCTGTCCTTCTCCTTGGATGACGACGAGGAATTTCAGAAAGAAGAGGGCGATAAGGATGGTGACCCGCTACAAGAAA CGAttcctttaaagaaaagaaaattggggaagAACCCAGACGTGGACACAAGCTTTCTTCCGGACCGTGACCGAGAG GAAGAGGAAAACAGGCTCCGGGAGGAACTTCGGCAGGAATGGGAGGCCAAGCAGGAGAAGATCAAGA gtgaagaaattgaaatcacgTTTAGTTACTGGGATGGCTCTGGGCACCGGAGAACCGTGATG ATGAAGAAGGGGAATTCGATACACCAATTCCTGCAGAAAGCTCTGGTGATCCTGCGGAAAGACTTTAGTGAACTGAG GTCAGTAGGAGTGGAGCAGCTCATGTACATCAAGGAGGATCTGATCCTTCCTCAC CATCGCAGCTTCTATGACTTCATTGTCACCAAAGCCAGAGGAAAGAGTG CTGCTGGTCCCCTATCAGGCCCACTCTTTAACTTTGATATGCATGATGACGTCCGGCTGCTCAATGATGGGACAGTGGAGAAGGATGAG TCACATGCAGGAAAGGTGGTGCTGAGAAGCTGGTATGATAAGAACAGACATATTTTCCCAGCCAGCCGCTGGGAGCCCTATGACCCagagaagaaatggaacaagTACACG ATCGTTTGA
- the FAM50A gene encoding protein FAM50A isoform X1, protein MADYKGTASEAARAMQLLKKREKLREQIEQMKKRIAEENIMKANIDKKFSIHYDAVEAELRSSTVGLVTLNDMKAKQEELVKEREKQLVKKEQSKKFYLKLEKLREKKCKKEDKQKISSLSFSLDDDEEFQKEEGDKDGDPLQETIPLKKRKLGKNPDVDTSFLPDRDREEEENRLREELRQEWEAKQEKIKSEEIEITFSYWDGSGHRRTVMMKKGNSIHQFLQKALVILRKDFSELRSVGVEQLMYIKEDLILPHHRSFYDFIVTKARGKSAAGPLSGPLFNFDMHDDVRLLNDGTVEKDESHAGKVVLRSWYDKNRHIFPASRWEPYDPEKKWNKYTVRS, encoded by the exons ATGGCCGACTACAAGGGTACTGCCAGTGAGGCGGCCCGCGCCATGCAGCTACTGAAGAAGCGGGAGAAGCTGCGGGAACAAATTGAGCAGATGAAAAAACGGATCGCTGAg GAGAATATCATGAAGGCAAACATTGACAAGAAGTTCTCAATCCATTATGACGCAGTAGAGGCTGAACTCAGATCCAGCACTGTGG GTCTTGTAACCCTGAATGACATGAAGGCCAAGCAGGAAGAGCTGGTGAAGGAGCGGGAAAAGCAGCTGGTCAAAAAGGAACAGTCCAAAAAATTTTACCT AAAGCTAGAGAAACTGCgagaaaagaaatgcaagaagGAAGACAAGCAGAAGATCTCTAGCCTGTCCTTCTCCTTGGATGACGACGAGGAATTTCAGAAAGAAGAGGGCGATAAGGATGGTGACCCGCTACAAGAAA CGAttcctttaaagaaaagaaaattggggaagAACCCAGACGTGGACACAAGCTTTCTTCCGGACCGTGACCGAGAG GAAGAGGAAAACAGGCTCCGGGAGGAACTTCGGCAGGAATGGGAGGCCAAGCAGGAGAAGATCAAGA gtgaagaaattgaaatcacgTTTAGTTACTGGGATGGCTCTGGGCACCGGAGAACCGTGATG ATGAAGAAGGGGAATTCGATACACCAATTCCTGCAGAAAGCTCTGGTGATCCTGCGGAAAGACTTTAGTGAACTGAG GTCAGTAGGAGTGGAGCAGCTCATGTACATCAAGGAGGATCTGATCCTTCCTCAC CATCGCAGCTTCTATGACTTCATTGTCACCAAAGCCAGAGGAAAGAGTG CTGCTGGTCCCCTATCAGGCCCACTCTTTAACTTTGATATGCATGATGACGTCCGGCTGCTCAATGATGGGACAGTGGAGAAGGATGAG TCACATGCAGGAAAGGTGGTGCTGAGAAGCTGGTATGATAAGAACAGACATATTTTCCCAGCCAGCCGCTGGGAGCCCTATGACCCagagaagaaatggaacaagTACACGGTGAGGAGCTAG
- the GDI1 gene encoding rab GDP dissociation inhibitor alpha, translating to MDEEYDVIVLGTGLTECILSGIMSVNGKKVLHMDRNPYYGGESSSITPLEELFKRFDLPEGPPESLGRGRDWNVDLIPKFLMANGQLVKMLLYTEVTRYLDFKVVEGSFVYKGGKIYKVPSTETEALASNLMGMFEKRRFRKFLVFVANFDENDPKSFEGVDPQTTTMRDVYKKFDLGQDVIDFTGHALALYRTDDYLDQPCLETINRIKLYSESLARYGKSPYLYPLYGLGELPQGFARLSAIYGGTYMLNKPVDDIIMENGKVVGVKSEGEVARCKQLICDPSYIPDRVRKAGQVIRVICILSHPIKNTNDANSCQIIIPQNQVNRKSDIYVCMISYAHNVAAQGKYIAIVSTTVETGEPEKEIEPALELLEPIDQKFVAISDLYEPTDNGLESQVFCSCSYDATTHFETTCNDIKDIYKRMAGTDFDFENMKRKQNDVFGEDEQ from the exons ATGGACGAGGAGTACGATGTGATCGTGTTGGGCACGGGCCTTACG GAGTGTATTCTCTCTGGCATCATGTCTGTGAATGGGAAGAAGGTGTTGCACATGGATCGGAATCCTTACTATGGGGGTGAAAGCTCCTCCATCACACCCCTGGAAGAG TTGTTCAAACGGTTTGACCTACCCGAAGGGCCTCCCGAAAGCTTGGGCAGAGGCCGAGACTGGAATGTTGACTTGATCCCCAAATTCCTCATGGCCAATG GCCAGTTGGTGAAGATGTTGCTGTACACAGAAGTGACTCGTTACCTAGACTTTAAAGTCGTAGAAGGAAGCTTTGTCTACAAGGGGGGCAAGATCTACAAGGTGCCATCTACTGAGACTGAGGCCTTGGCCTCCA aCTTGATGGGCATGTTTGAGAAACGCCGATTTAGAAAGTTCCTGGTGTTTGTGGCAAACTTCGATGAGAACGACCCCAAGAGCTTTGAGGGTGTTGATCCTCAGACCACAACCATGCGCGATGTGTATAAAAAATTTGATTTGGGCCAAGATGTTATTGACTTCACTGGCCACGCTCTGGCACTCTACCGAACTGACGA CTACTTGGACCAGCCCTGTCTTGAGACCATCAACCGCATCAAACTCTACAGCGAGTCTCTGGCTCGGTATGGGAAGAGCCCATACTTATATCCTCTCTACGGCCTGGGTGAACTACCCCAGGGATTTGCAag ATTGAGCGCCATCTATGGTGGGACATACATGCTGAACAAGCCTGTGGATGACATCATCATGGAGAATGGAAAGGTGGTAGGGGTGAAGTCAGAAGGGGAG GTGGCTCGTTGTAAGCAGCTGATCTGTGATCCCAGCTACATCCCTGACCGGGTTCGAAAGGCTGGCCAGGTCATCCGAGTCATCTGTATCCTCAGCCACCCCATCAAGAACACCAATGATGCCAACTCCTGCCAAATTATCATTCCCCAGAATCAGGTCAACAGGAAATCAG aCATCTATGTGTGCATGATCTCCTATGCCCATAACGTGGCCGCCCAGGGAAAGTACATTGCTATTGTCAGCACCACGGTGGAAACGGGCGAGCCCGAGAAGGAGATCGAGCCAGCGCTGGAGCTGTTGGAGCCCATCGACCAAAA GTTTGTGGCCATCAGTGACTTGTATGAACCAACCGACAATGGACTGGAAAGCCAG GTATTCTGTTCCTGTTCTTACGATGCCACCACTCACTTTGAGACAACCTGCAATGACATCAAAGATATTTACAAGCGCATGGCTGGGACAGACTTTGACTTTGAAAACATGAAGCGCAAACAGAATGATGTCTTCGGAGAGGATGAGCAGTGA
- the FAM50A gene encoding protein FAM50A isoform X3: MENIMKANIDKKFSIHYDAVEAELRSSTVGLVTLNDMKAKQEELVKEREKQLVKKEQSKKFYLKLEKLREKKCKKEDKQKISSLSFSLDDDEEFQKEEGDKDGDPLQETIPLKKRKLGKNPDVDTSFLPDRDREEEENRLREELRQEWEAKQEKIKSEEIEITFSYWDGSGHRRTVMMKKGNSIHQFLQKALVILRKDFSELRSVGVEQLMYIKEDLILPHHRSFYDFIVTKARGKSAAGPLSGPLFNFDMHDDVRLLNDGTVEKDESHAGKVVLRSWYDKNRHIFPASRWEPYDPEKKWNKYTVRS, translated from the exons ATG GAGAATATCATGAAGGCAAACATTGACAAGAAGTTCTCAATCCATTATGACGCAGTAGAGGCTGAACTCAGATCCAGCACTGTGG GTCTTGTAACCCTGAATGACATGAAGGCCAAGCAGGAAGAGCTGGTGAAGGAGCGGGAAAAGCAGCTGGTCAAAAAGGAACAGTCCAAAAAATTTTACCT AAAGCTAGAGAAACTGCgagaaaagaaatgcaagaagGAAGACAAGCAGAAGATCTCTAGCCTGTCCTTCTCCTTGGATGACGACGAGGAATTTCAGAAAGAAGAGGGCGATAAGGATGGTGACCCGCTACAAGAAA CGAttcctttaaagaaaagaaaattggggaagAACCCAGACGTGGACACAAGCTTTCTTCCGGACCGTGACCGAGAG GAAGAGGAAAACAGGCTCCGGGAGGAACTTCGGCAGGAATGGGAGGCCAAGCAGGAGAAGATCAAGA gtgaagaaattgaaatcacgTTTAGTTACTGGGATGGCTCTGGGCACCGGAGAACCGTGATG ATGAAGAAGGGGAATTCGATACACCAATTCCTGCAGAAAGCTCTGGTGATCCTGCGGAAAGACTTTAGTGAACTGAG GTCAGTAGGAGTGGAGCAGCTCATGTACATCAAGGAGGATCTGATCCTTCCTCAC CATCGCAGCTTCTATGACTTCATTGTCACCAAAGCCAGAGGAAAGAGTG CTGCTGGTCCCCTATCAGGCCCACTCTTTAACTTTGATATGCATGATGACGTCCGGCTGCTCAATGATGGGACAGTGGAGAAGGATGAG TCACATGCAGGAAAGGTGGTGCTGAGAAGCTGGTATGATAAGAACAGACATATTTTCCCAGCCAGCCGCTGGGAGCCCTATGACCCagagaagaaatggaacaagTACACGGTGAGGAGCTAG
- the FAM50A gene encoding protein FAM50A isoform X4: MKANIDKKFSIHYDAVEAELRSSTVGLVTLNDMKAKQEELVKEREKQLVKKEQSKKFYLKLEKLREKKCKKEDKQKISSLSFSLDDDEEFQKEEGDKDGDPLQETIPLKKRKLGKNPDVDTSFLPDRDREEEENRLREELRQEWEAKQEKIKSEEIEITFSYWDGSGHRRTVMMKKGNSIHQFLQKALVILRKDFSELRSVGVEQLMYIKEDLILPHHRSFYDFIVTKARGKSAAGPLSGPLFNFDMHDDVRLLNDGTVEKDESHAGKVVLRSWYDKNRHIFPASRWEPYDPEKKWNKYTVRS; the protein is encoded by the exons ATGAAGGCAAACATTGACAAGAAGTTCTCAATCCATTATGACGCAGTAGAGGCTGAACTCAGATCCAGCACTGTGG GTCTTGTAACCCTGAATGACATGAAGGCCAAGCAGGAAGAGCTGGTGAAGGAGCGGGAAAAGCAGCTGGTCAAAAAGGAACAGTCCAAAAAATTTTACCT AAAGCTAGAGAAACTGCgagaaaagaaatgcaagaagGAAGACAAGCAGAAGATCTCTAGCCTGTCCTTCTCCTTGGATGACGACGAGGAATTTCAGAAAGAAGAGGGCGATAAGGATGGTGACCCGCTACAAGAAA CGAttcctttaaagaaaagaaaattggggaagAACCCAGACGTGGACACAAGCTTTCTTCCGGACCGTGACCGAGAG GAAGAGGAAAACAGGCTCCGGGAGGAACTTCGGCAGGAATGGGAGGCCAAGCAGGAGAAGATCAAGA gtgaagaaattgaaatcacgTTTAGTTACTGGGATGGCTCTGGGCACCGGAGAACCGTGATG ATGAAGAAGGGGAATTCGATACACCAATTCCTGCAGAAAGCTCTGGTGATCCTGCGGAAAGACTTTAGTGAACTGAG GTCAGTAGGAGTGGAGCAGCTCATGTACATCAAGGAGGATCTGATCCTTCCTCAC CATCGCAGCTTCTATGACTTCATTGTCACCAAAGCCAGAGGAAAGAGTG CTGCTGGTCCCCTATCAGGCCCACTCTTTAACTTTGATATGCATGATGACGTCCGGCTGCTCAATGATGGGACAGTGGAGAAGGATGAG TCACATGCAGGAAAGGTGGTGCTGAGAAGCTGGTATGATAAGAACAGACATATTTTCCCAGCCAGCCGCTGGGAGCCCTATGACCCagagaagaaatggaacaagTACACGGTGAGGAGCTAG